From Gloeocapsa sp. PCC 73106, a single genomic window includes:
- a CDS encoding cyclic nucleotide-binding domain-containing protein encodes MLKPIKLIESLASKFEQRSVKAGEIIFTEGETGIEMYGLLSGEVEMLTNDKVVETITLGDVFGERALVDERRVRASTARAKIDCQLILISRERFLFLVQETPMFALSVMSSYSERLIKLKQSM; translated from the coding sequence ATGTTAAAACCAATTAAACTCATCGAGTCATTAGCCAGTAAGTTTGAACAACGCTCAGTTAAAGCCGGGGAAATAATATTTACTGAGGGAGAAACTGGCATAGAAATGTATGGTCTACTATCGGGGGAAGTAGAAATGCTAACCAACGATAAAGTAGTGGAAACAATAACCTTAGGGGATGTATTTGGGGAAAGAGCACTAGTAGATGAGCGACGTGTGCGAGCATCCACAGCCAGAGCAAAAATCGATTGTCAGTTGATATTGATTAGCAGAGAGAGATTTCTGTTTCTGGTCCAAGAAACCCCCATGTTCGCCCTATCGGTAATGTCAAGTTATTCCGAGCGCCTGATTAAACTCAAACAAAGCATGTAG
- a CDS encoding cyclic nucleotide-binding domain-containing protein, whose protein sequence is MLKPTKIIEPFISKLEQRTVKSGEIIFNEGEPGEVIYGLLSGEVEIIVNGKVVEEITPGDVFGVGALVQLNHLRASTAKAKSDCQLIVVNQEKFLFLVQETPVFSLEVMRSYSARLIKLKHSI, encoded by the coding sequence ATGCTAAAACCAACTAAAATCATCGAACCATTTATCAGTAAGCTCGAACAACGCACAGTCAAATCAGGAGAAATCATCTTTAACGAAGGAGAACCAGGAGAAGTTATCTATGGTTTACTATCCGGGGAAGTAGAAATCATCGTTAATGGTAAAGTGGTAGAAGAAATTACCCCAGGAGACGTTTTTGGTGTAGGGGCTTTGGTGCAACTCAATCACCTACGCGCTTCTACCGCCAAAGCTAAAAGCGATTGCCAGCTAATTGTGGTTAATCAAGAAAAATTTCTCTTCTTAGTACAGGAAACCCCCGTGTTTTCCCTAGAGGTAATGCGTAGTTATTCGGCTCGCTTAATTAAACTCAAACACAGTATCTAG